The Halobacteria archaeon AArc-dxtr1 region AACACCGCGAGTCAGACGACCGGTTCGACGCGTACGACGAGGACGCGGTCCGGGAGCGGTATCTGCGAGTGTATCAGGCGGTCAGTGACAGCTAGAAATGGCAGTGATCGACAGGACGTGTACAAACGGCTGACGTTACGAAACAGTTGCCCCACTCAGGAGAGCGAGAATCGGTCGGCTGCGGTTTCCATATCCTTGTCCCCGCGACCGGAGAGGTTGACCAGGATCGTCTCGTGGTCGCCAGCCTCGGCGAGGTCGATCGCCCGGGCGATGGCGTGACTCGACTCGAGTGCCGGGATGATCCCCTCGGTCTCTGCGAGTTCGCGGAAGGCAGCCAGCGCCGCGTCGTCGGTGACGCCGGTGTACTCACAGCGTCCGATCGCCCGGAACATGGCGTGCTCGGGGCCGACACCGGGGTAGTCGAGGCCGGCGGAAACCGAGTGGACAGAGACGTCCTCGTCGATGACGCGGGTCTTCATCCCGTGGATGACGTCGTCTGTGCCCTTCGCGAGCGGTGCGGCGTGTTTGCTCGAGTCACTCCCTTTACCGCCACCTTCGGCACCGTAGAAGTCGACGTCGTCGTCCCGGAAGGCGTGAAAGAGCCCGATCGCATTCGAGCCACCGCCGACGCAGGCGACCGCGGCGTCGGGGAGGTCACCCGTTCGCTCCAGGAACTGCTCGCGGGCCTCTTTGCCGATCACGCTCTGGAAGTCCCGGACCATCCGCGGGAAGGGGTCGGGGCCGACGACGCTGCCCACGAGATAGTGTGTGTCGTCGACGTTCTCCGCGAAGTCCTCTAAGGCGGCGTCGACGGCGTCAGCGAGCCCTTCGCCGCCGCGAGTCACCTCGTTTACTTCGGCGCCCATCAGGCGCATACGGAAGACATTCATCGCTTGTCTCTGGGCGTCCTTTTTGCCCATGTAGATCTCCGTATCGAGGCCGAGTACGGCGCCGACCATCGCGGTCGCAACGCCGTGTTGGCCGGCGCCGGTCTCGGCGATAAGCCGAGGTCGACCGGCGCGTTTGGCGAGCAGGGCCTGCCCGAGACAGTTGTTGATCTTGTGGGCCCCACCGTGGAGCAGGTCCTCACGCTTGAGGTAGATCTCCGCGCCGTAGCGCTCGCTCAGGTTGCGGGCGTGGTACAGCGGCGACGGTCGGCCGGCGAAGTCAGCTGAAAGCTCCCGCAGGTCGGCCTGAAACTCCTCGGTCGTTCCGACCTCGTCGTAGGCGGTCGCGAGCTGGTCGAGCGGTTCCTGAAGCGGCTCGGGGACGTACCGGCCGCCGTACCCGTCGAAATCTCCCTTGGACATGGCTGACACCCAGTTGTGGGGACAGGGTAATAATGGCTGTTGGTATGCCCTAACAGCCCGCGGTATTATCCACCCGTGCGTGGTACGACCGCGCTGACCGATGAGACTGTCGCAGCTGGTCTCGGGCGACCGATCCACGCCGTACGGACTCCCGAACTTCGACTCGACGACGGCGTTCGTCCGGGCGACCGCGCGGTACCTACACGGCGAGTCGTTTCCCGCCCTGGGGATGATTCACCCGGCGCTGGTCCCGCTGGCAAAGCAGGTCAACTACCTGCCACGGCGCGCCAGAACCGGGATCTACACCAGAGGCGGCGCAAACGAGGGGATCGATCCGGACGACCTGGGAGAGATCGACATCGAAGAGTTCCGCCAGTGGGTCGTCGAACAGTACCCAGAGCGAGGCTACCCCGCCGTCGTCGTGGGATCGAGCAACGGCGCCGCGGTACATCTCGCGGCGCTGCTCGGGGTGCCGTTTCTCCCCCAGACGTTTCTCCTACCGATCCAGCGCTCGATGGACGCGGACGCGATCCGGGAGGATATCCAGTGGGGCGCCGAGCACGCGCCCCCCTTCCTCGCAGCCAATCCGGACGTCTCACTCCACCAGATGCACGACCCTAACCAGGACCGGCTGATGGTCAGAGAGCTTGGGTACTTCCGCGTCAAGTCCCAGACGCTCGGCGAGGCCTACGAGGAGTTTCTGAAGACAGTGCTAGCGCCCGGCGGGACGATCATCTCGCTCGAGTGTGAGTACGACTGGCCCGCCATCGACGTCGGCGAGCGCCACAGCTTCCAGCTCGGCGGCTGTGGCGGGCTCTCGCCAGAGGAGTACTACGAGGGCAGCGAGGCGGTCGCAGACTTCCTCGACCGCCAAGACGCCGG contains the following coding sequences:
- the trpB gene encoding tryptophan synthase subunit beta; protein product: MSKGDFDGYGGRYVPEPLQEPLDQLATAYDEVGTTEEFQADLRELSADFAGRPSPLYHARNLSERYGAEIYLKREDLLHGGAHKINNCLGQALLAKRAGRPRLIAETGAGQHGVATAMVGAVLGLDTEIYMGKKDAQRQAMNVFRMRLMGAEVNEVTRGGEGLADAVDAALEDFAENVDDTHYLVGSVVGPDPFPRMVRDFQSVIGKEAREQFLERTGDLPDAAVACVGGGSNAIGLFHAFRDDDVDFYGAEGGGKGSDSSKHAAPLAKGTDDVIHGMKTRVIDEDVSVHSVSAGLDYPGVGPEHAMFRAIGRCEYTGVTDDAALAAFRELAETEGIIPALESSHAIARAIDLAEAGDHETILVNLSGRGDKDMETAADRFSLS